Part of the Desulfovibrio legallii genome, CGCAACGCCTTCAATATGGGGCTGCTGCTGCTGGAAGTGGGCGACGAGGTGGACAAGATCAACGACGGCGACAGCCTGGAAATCGACGCCGCCACAGGGCGTATCCGCGACCTGACCAATGGCGCGGAAATTATCTGCCCGCCCCTGCCCAAATCCATGTCTGATATTCTTTCCAAGGGCGGCCTGGTGGGCTATGTGAAGGAACGTCTGGCCCGGCAGGCCCAGGAACAGTAAGGGAGACGCACATGAACAAAACCATCTGCCTGTTGCCGGGGGACGGCATCGGTCCGGAAATTCTGGCCCAGGGCGTCAAGGTGCTGGAGGCCGTGGCCCAAAAGTACAACCACCAATTCAGCTTTGTGACAGCTCAGATCGGCGGCGCGGCCATTGACGCCACGGGCGGGCCCTTGCCCGACGCCACAGTGCGCGCCTGCCAGGAAGCCGACGCCGTGTTTCTGGCCGCCGTGGGCGGCCCCAAGTGGGACGGGCTTGCGCCGGAAAAGCGGCCGGAAAAGGGCTTGCTGGGCATCCGCAAGGCCCTGGGGCTGTTCGCTAACCTGCGCCCGGCCCTGCTGCTGCCCGAACTGGCCGGGGCCTGCCTGCTCCGCTCGGATATCGCGGCCAAGGGGCTGGACCTGGTGGTGGTGCGCGAGCTCACCGGCGACGTCTACTTTGGCGAGCCGCGCGGTCTGGAAACGCGCGACGGCCTGCGCACGGGATTCAACACCATGATCTACACGGAAGAAGAAATCCRCCGCATTGCCTGGGTGGGCTTTGAAACGGCCCGTAAGCGTCGCCGCAAGGTCTGCTCTGTGGAGAAGAGCAATGTGCTCGAAACCTCCCGCCTGTGGCGCGAAGTGGTTATGGAAGTGCACCGCGACTACGCCGATGTGGAATTGACCCACATGTATGTGGATAATGCCGCCATGCAGCTGGTGCGCGATCCTTCCCAGTTTGACGTCATCCTTACCGGCAATATTTTTGGCGATATTCTTTCGGACGAGGCTTCGGTCATCACCGGTTCTCTGGGCATGCTGCCTTCGGCTTCCTTGGGGGCCTCCGGGCCGGGCCTGTTTGAGCCTATCCACGGTTCCGCCCCGGATATCGCCGGGCAGGACAAGGCCAACCCCCTGGCGACCATCCTTTCTGCCGCCATGCTCCTGCGCCTGGGCCTTGGCCTGGGCGACGAAGCCGACACCGTGGAGGCGGCCGTGCGCGCCGCCCTGGCCCAGGGTTTCCGCACCGGCGACATCATGGAGCCGGGCAAGACCTGCTTGGGCTGCGTTGCGATGGGCGCGAAGGTGGTGGAGAACCTGTAGGGCGTTGCTGGCCCGGCTTTGCGGCACGGCCAGGGCGTGTGGCGGAAATACCCGCGCGGGAAGGGCCTGCCGGACCCGGCGGGGGAGCGGGCGCA contains:
- the leuB gene encoding 3-isopropylmalate dehydrogenase, giving the protein MNKTICLLPGDGIGPEILAQGVKVLEAVAQKYNHQFSFVTAQIGGAAIDATGGPLPDATVRACQEADAVFLAAVGGPKWDGLAPEKRPEKGLLGIRKALGLFANLRPALLLPELAGACLLRSDIAAKGLDLVVVRELTGDVYFGEPRGLETRDGLRTGFNTMIYTEEEIXRIAWVGFETARKRRRKVCSVEKSNVLETSRLWREVVMEVHRDYADVELTHMYVDNAAMQLVRDPSQFDVILTGNIFGDILSDEASVITGSLGMLPSASLGASGPGLFEPIHGSAPDIAGQDKANPLATILSAAMLLRLGLGLGDEADTVEAAVRAALAQGFRTGDIMEPGKTCLGCVAMGAKVVENL